A single genomic interval of Spirosoma linguale DSM 74 harbors:
- a CDS encoding glutamine amidotransferase of anthranilate synthase (TIGRFAM: glutamine amidotransferase of anthranilate synthase~PFAM: glutamine amidotransferase class-I~KEGG: vei:Veis_1211 anthranilate synthase component II): MKLLVVDNFDSFTYMLVDYLQQAGAVCRVVRNDESLSCLTSDLVDGVVLSPGPGSPKAANRLMAVIDHYHRHLPMLGVCLGHQALGEFFGATLSRASQPMHGKISTVRTLKEDCLWREVPATFEVTRYHSLVLTALPTDLIPTAVTEQNEIMAMRHRTLPLWGVQFHPEAALTQYGFTVIQNWIDFVRLTHKRNDLTTSLTAQYA, encoded by the coding sequence ATGAAGCTGTTGGTGGTAGATAACTTCGATTCATTTACGTACATGCTTGTCGATTACCTACAGCAGGCAGGTGCTGTCTGCCGGGTCGTCAGGAATGATGAATCCCTTAGTTGTCTGACCAGCGATTTAGTCGATGGTGTGGTGCTATCGCCGGGGCCGGGTAGTCCAAAAGCGGCAAATCGGTTAATGGCGGTTATCGACCATTACCATCGGCACCTACCTATGCTGGGGGTTTGTTTAGGGCACCAGGCACTGGGTGAGTTTTTCGGTGCAACGCTAAGCCGGGCCAGCCAGCCCATGCATGGAAAAATATCGACCGTTCGAACGCTGAAAGAAGACTGCTTATGGCGGGAAGTACCGGCCACGTTTGAGGTAACCCGCTATCATTCGCTGGTGTTGACAGCCCTGCCGACCGATCTGATACCTACGGCCGTAACGGAGCAGAACGAAATAATGGCCATGCGGCATCGAACGTTACCTCTTTGGGGGGTTCAGTTTCACCCCGAAGCCGCATTGACACAATACGGATTCACCGTAATTCAAAACTGGATCGATTTTGTCCGGTTAACACATAAAAGAAACGACTTGACCACATCTTTAACCGCGCAGTACGCATGA